A single genomic interval of Cryptosporangium phraense harbors:
- a CDS encoding GmrSD restriction endonuclease domain-containing protein, with protein sequence MAKLSTILDQVDAGSMLLPEFQRGYVWNRDQVRGFMRSLYLGYPVGSLLVWETDTTDKAVRGGPGGGIRQLLLDGQQRVTSLYGVTRGQPPAFFEGDPAAFTGLRFNVAEETFEFYAPVKMKDDPLWIDVTDLFVRGAEPQIERLSVDAKNWQYVGRLMKLLNLLEKDFHAEQITGPDKTTDVVVEIFNRVNSGGTKLSKGDLALAKICAEWSGARPTMRSYLQRWADEGYDFSLDWLLRNVNAVATGRAPFSALDDISADEFEQALTGAAEHIDLALDEIGARLGLDHARVLPGRPAIAVLSRLLSESGGAFWDEGQRDKALYWYVHAALSGRFAGSTETYLNQDLATVSGPDGVDGLIARLTRWRGNSLTITARDLEGAGKGARYYPLVYLVCRVLGARDFATGQPVGALAVQPLFSKSLLSRAGYRPAEINAIANFVLVSPSSAVEVARRRPDDYLGRAEAAFPGVLASHALPSDPALWSVERYRDFLAARRELLASSANSILTGLLSGSRVSAPRLPAVVVRAGGEDEIDIRAEEVGALIEELLQLGLAAPERDSEIPDPETGRALSVAEAVWPDGLQPGQGAPVVLELDPDDADLPRMAELGYEVFTSVEALRGYALRRNREAGGLPVPEPAAPVAALPVAVTDLPAEFHQAMATIYQRARDETGHSATYLLAMLAEDGGVETARRLLASATVSTGFTALWNKGRLDLTVEALVLSPRFAELFTAEELQVARGRLAQFGSELGVQVGP encoded by the coding sequence ATGGCGAAGTTGAGCACGATCCTCGACCAGGTGGACGCGGGATCGATGCTCCTGCCGGAGTTCCAGCGCGGGTACGTGTGGAACCGCGACCAGGTCCGCGGGTTCATGCGATCGCTCTACCTCGGCTACCCGGTGGGCTCGCTGCTGGTCTGGGAGACCGACACCACCGACAAGGCCGTGCGCGGCGGACCCGGCGGCGGGATCCGCCAGTTGCTGCTCGACGGGCAGCAGCGCGTCACCTCGCTCTACGGCGTGACCCGCGGGCAGCCGCCCGCGTTCTTCGAGGGCGACCCGGCCGCGTTCACCGGCTTACGGTTCAACGTCGCCGAGGAGACGTTCGAGTTCTACGCGCCGGTCAAGATGAAGGACGACCCGCTGTGGATCGACGTCACCGACCTGTTCGTGCGCGGGGCCGAGCCGCAGATCGAGCGGCTGTCGGTGGACGCGAAGAACTGGCAGTACGTCGGCCGGTTGATGAAGCTGCTCAACCTGCTGGAGAAGGACTTCCACGCCGAGCAGATCACCGGTCCCGACAAGACGACGGACGTCGTCGTCGAGATCTTCAACCGGGTGAACTCGGGCGGCACCAAGCTCTCCAAGGGTGACCTGGCGCTGGCCAAGATCTGCGCCGAGTGGTCGGGCGCCCGGCCGACGATGCGGTCGTACCTGCAGCGCTGGGCCGACGAGGGCTACGACTTCAGCCTCGACTGGCTGCTCCGGAACGTGAACGCGGTCGCGACCGGCCGGGCGCCGTTCTCGGCCCTGGACGACATCTCGGCCGACGAATTCGAGCAGGCGCTGACCGGCGCGGCCGAGCACATCGACCTGGCGCTGGACGAGATCGGGGCCCGGCTCGGGCTCGACCACGCGCGGGTGTTGCCGGGGCGGCCGGCGATCGCGGTGCTGTCGCGATTGCTGTCCGAGTCCGGCGGTGCCTTCTGGGACGAGGGGCAGCGGGACAAAGCGCTCTACTGGTACGTGCATGCGGCGTTGTCGGGGCGGTTCGCGGGCTCGACCGAGACCTACCTGAACCAGGACCTGGCGACGGTGTCCGGGCCGGACGGCGTCGACGGGCTGATCGCGCGGCTGACCCGCTGGCGGGGGAACTCGCTGACGATCACCGCGCGCGACCTGGAGGGGGCCGGCAAGGGCGCCCGGTACTACCCGCTCGTGTACCTGGTCTGCCGGGTGCTGGGGGCGCGCGACTTCGCGACCGGACAGCCGGTGGGGGCGCTGGCCGTGCAGCCGCTGTTCTCGAAGTCGCTGCTCTCCCGGGCCGGGTACCGGCCGGCCGAGATCAACGCGATCGCGAACTTCGTGCTGGTGTCGCCGTCGTCGGCGGTGGAGGTGGCGCGTCGGCGTCCGGACGACTACCTGGGCCGGGCCGAGGCCGCGTTCCCGGGCGTGCTGGCCTCGCACGCGCTGCCGTCGGACCCGGCCCTGTGGTCGGTGGAGCGGTACCGGGACTTCCTGGCCGCCCGGCGGGAGCTGCTGGCGTCGTCGGCGAACTCGATTCTCACCGGGCTGTTGTCCGGGTCGCGGGTCTCGGCACCGCGGCTGCCGGCCGTGGTGGTGCGGGCCGGTGGCGAGGACGAGATCGACATCCGGGCCGAGGAGGTCGGGGCCCTGATCGAGGAGTTGCTGCAGCTCGGGCTGGCCGCGCCGGAGCGGGACTCGGAGATCCCGGATCCGGAGACCGGGCGGGCGCTGTCGGTCGCCGAGGCGGTCTGGCCGGACGGATTGCAGCCGGGGCAGGGGGCGCCGGTGGTGCTCGAACTCGATCCGGACGACGCCGATCTGCCGCGGATGGCTGAGCTGGGGTACGAGGTCTTCACGTCGGTGGAGGCGCTGCGTGGGTACGCGTTGCGCCGGAACCGGGAGGCGGGGGGTCTGCCGGTTCCGGAGCCGGCCGCGCCGGTGGCTGCCTTGCCGGTGGCCGTGACCGATCTTCCGGCGGAGTTCCATCAGGCCATGGCGACGATCTACCAGCGGGCCCGGGACGAGACCGGCCACTCGGCGACGTACCTGCTGGCGATGCTGGCCGAGGACGGCGGGGTCGAGACCGCTCGCCGGCTGCTCGCGTCGGCCACCGTGAGCACCGGGTTCACCGCGCTGTGGAACAAGGGGCGCCTCGACCTGACGGTCGAGGCGCTGGTCCTCTCACCTCGTTTCGCGGAGCTGTTCACGGCCGAGGAGTTGCAGGTCGCCCGGGGCCGGCTGGCCCAGTTCGGATCAGAGCTGGGCGTCCAGGTAGGCCCGTAG